A window of Candidatus Pantoea floridensis contains these coding sequences:
- the ubiF gene encoding 3-demethoxyubiquinol 3-hydroxylase yields MQDSHFDVVIVGGGMVGAALACGLAQQQFRVAVVERVEPAAFDANSDPDVRISAIGASSVALLQQLNVWPRVQAMRCAPYRQLETWEWQSAHVRFDAASLGLPELGFMVENSVLQRALWEKMQEEGITLICPATLQDLRPHSAGWHVQLDNGQTLDTRLVVGADGANSRVRQLAGIGVRGWHYAQSCMLISVECEHDAGDSTWQQFTPQGPRAFLPLFDRRASLVWYDAPARIRQLQSLPLPQLEKEIYAHFPDRVGNVKVKTAASFPLVRRHATRYVMPGLALVGDAAHTINPLAGQGVNLGYRDVDALITTLVEARSQAQRWSSDTVLQRYHRQRYKDNLLMQGGMDLFYFAFSNKLPPLRFARNLALIAAENAGALKRKVLRYALGL; encoded by the coding sequence ATGCAGGATTCACATTTTGATGTGGTAATCGTGGGCGGTGGCATGGTGGGGGCAGCACTGGCGTGCGGTTTGGCACAGCAGCAGTTTCGCGTGGCGGTTGTTGAGCGTGTAGAGCCTGCAGCCTTTGATGCCAACAGCGATCCGGACGTACGTATTTCTGCGATTGGAGCCTCTTCGGTGGCCTTGCTGCAGCAACTGAACGTATGGCCGCGAGTGCAGGCGATGCGATGTGCACCTTATCGCCAACTGGAAACCTGGGAATGGCAAAGTGCGCATGTGCGGTTTGATGCGGCGTCGCTGGGCTTGCCTGAGCTGGGATTTATGGTGGAAAACAGTGTGCTGCAACGTGCGCTGTGGGAAAAGATGCAGGAAGAGGGCATCACGTTAATCTGCCCCGCCACTTTGCAGGATTTACGGCCACACAGTGCAGGCTGGCATGTGCAACTCGACAACGGACAAACGCTGGATACGCGTTTAGTGGTTGGTGCGGATGGCGCCAACTCGCGCGTACGGCAACTGGCGGGAATCGGCGTACGTGGCTGGCACTATGCGCAATCATGCATGTTGATAAGCGTAGAGTGTGAACACGACGCCGGAGACTCAACCTGGCAGCAGTTTACGCCACAAGGCCCCCGTGCTTTCCTGCCGCTGTTTGATCGTCGTGCTTCGCTGGTGTGGTATGACGCACCAGCGCGTATTCGTCAGCTGCAAAGCTTGCCACTGCCACAGCTGGAGAAAGAGATCTATGCGCATTTTCCAGACCGCGTGGGGAATGTTAAGGTCAAAACTGCCGCTTCGTTCCCGCTGGTGCGACGTCATGCTACGCGTTATGTGATGCCGGGGTTGGCGCTGGTGGGGGATGCGGCGCACACCATTAACCCATTGGCCGGGCAGGGCGTCAATTTGGGCTATCGGGATGTGGATGCTTTGATCACTACGCTAGTTGAGGCGCGCAGCCAGGCACAGCGTTGGTCATCAGATACCGTGCTGCAGCGTTATCATCGTCAGCGTTATAAAGACAACTTACTGATGCAGGGCGGCATGGATCTGTTCTACTTCGCGTTTAGCAATAAACTGCCACCGTTGCGTTTTGCACGTAATCTGGCGTTGATTGCCGCGGAGAATGCCGGCGCATTGAAGCGCAAGGTGCTGCGTTATGCATTAGGTTTATGA
- the miaB gene encoding tRNA (N6-isopentenyl adenosine(37)-C2)-methylthiotransferase MiaB, producing the protein MTKKLHIKTWGCQMNEYDSSKMADLLNSTHGYILTEEAEEADVLLLNTCSIREKAQEKVFALLGRWKKLKADNPDVIIGVGGCVASQEGERLRQRANYVDIVFGPQTLHRLPEMINTVRGSKSPVVDISFPEIEKFDRLPEPRAEGPTAFVSIMEGCNKYCTFCVVPYTRGEEVSRPSDDILLEIAQLAAQGVREVNLLGQNVNAYRGATFDGDICTFAELLRLVAAIDGIDRIRFTTSHPIEFTDDIIDVYRDTPELVSFLHLPVQSGSDRILTLMKRAHTALEYKAIIRKLKAARPDIQLSSDFIIGFPGETQQDFEQTMKLVGEVNFDVSFSFIYSARPGTPAADLPDDVSEEEKKQRLYILQDRINQQVMAWSRRMLGTTQRVLVEGISRKNVMELTGRTDNNRVVNFEAPVELIGKFADVEIVDVYANSLRGVLVRTEEQMALRVAESPASVIARTRKENEIGVGLFQP; encoded by the coding sequence ATGACCAAAAAACTGCATATCAAAACCTGGGGCTGCCAGATGAATGAATACGATTCATCGAAGATGGCCGATTTGCTGAACAGTACGCACGGCTACATCCTCACAGAGGAAGCTGAAGAGGCGGACGTTCTGCTGCTCAACACCTGCTCTATTCGTGAAAAAGCGCAGGAGAAGGTTTTTGCTCTGTTAGGTCGTTGGAAAAAGCTGAAAGCGGACAACCCAGATGTGATCATCGGTGTGGGCGGCTGCGTAGCCTCGCAGGAAGGTGAACGTCTGCGCCAGCGCGCCAATTACGTTGATATCGTGTTTGGTCCGCAAACGTTGCATCGCCTGCCGGAGATGATCAATACCGTGCGCGGCAGTAAAAGCCCCGTTGTTGATATCAGCTTCCCGGAAATCGAAAAGTTTGACCGCCTACCAGAACCGCGTGCAGAGGGGCCAACCGCTTTTGTTTCCATCATGGAGGGCTGCAATAAATACTGTACTTTCTGTGTGGTGCCTTACACCCGCGGCGAGGAAGTGAGTCGCCCAAGTGACGATATCTTGCTGGAAATCGCCCAACTGGCGGCTCAGGGCGTGCGTGAAGTCAATCTGCTCGGCCAAAACGTCAACGCCTATCGCGGTGCGACTTTTGATGGTGATATCTGTACTTTTGCCGAGTTGCTGCGCCTGGTGGCGGCGATTGACGGTATTGATCGTATTCGCTTCACCACCAGCCATCCAATTGAATTTACCGACGACATCATTGATGTTTACCGCGATACGCCAGAGCTGGTGAGCTTCCTGCATCTGCCGGTACAAAGCGGTTCGGATCGCATCCTGACATTAATGAAGCGTGCGCACACAGCACTGGAATATAAAGCCATCATCCGCAAGCTGAAAGCGGCGCGTCCGGATATCCAGTTAAGCTCTGATTTCATCATCGGCTTCCCCGGTGAAACGCAGCAGGATTTCGAGCAGACCATGAAGCTGGTGGGTGAAGTGAATTTCGATGTCAGCTTCAGCTTTATCTATTCTGCGCGTCCCGGCACGCCAGCAGCCGATCTGCCTGATGATGTGTCAGAAGAGGAGAAAAAGCAGCGTTTGTACATCCTGCAGGACCGCATCAATCAACAGGTAATGGCGTGGAGCCGCCGCATGTTGGGCACCACGCAGCGCGTGCTGGTCGAAGGAATTTCCCGTAAGAATGTGATGGAGCTGACCGGCCGTACCGATAATAACCGCGTAGTGAACTTTGAAGCGCCAGTTGAGCTAATTGGTAAGTTTGCCGATGTCGAGATTGTCGATGTTTATGCTAACTCACTGCGTGGCGTTCTGGTGCGCACCGAAGAGCAGATGGCGCTGCGCGTAGCTGAAAGCCCGGCCTCGGTCATTGCCCGTACCCGCAAAGAGAATGAGATCGGCGTCGGACTGTTCCAGCCTTGA
- a CDS encoding PhoH family protein produces the protein MNIETREIALEPADNQRLMSLCGPMDDNVKQLERRLGIEIKRRDNQFTLTGREMCVDAAVNILRTLYIDTAPMRGQIKDIEPDQIHLAIKESRVLEQSAESVPEFGKAVNIKTKRGVIKPRTPNQAQYIANIFGHDITFGIGPAGTGKTYLAVAAAVDALERQEIRRILLTRPAVEAGEKLGFLPGDLSQKVDPYLRPLYDALFEMLGFERVEKLIERNVIEVAPLAYMRGRTLNDAFVILDESQNTTIEQMKMFLTRIGFNSKAVITGDVTQIDLPRSTKSGLRHAIEVLAEVDEISFNFFHSEDVVRHPVVARIVNAYEAWETADQKRRDQQAEERKREAIAAQLATQTSPQERS, from the coding sequence TTGAATATCGAAACGCGTGAAATTGCCCTTGAACCGGCAGATAACCAACGACTGATGAGTTTGTGCGGTCCAATGGATGACAATGTGAAGCAGCTGGAGCGCCGTTTGGGTATCGAAATCAAACGCCGTGATAACCAGTTCACGCTAACCGGCCGCGAAATGTGCGTCGATGCCGCCGTGAATATCCTGCGTACACTCTATATTGATACCGCACCGATGCGCGGCCAGATCAAAGACATTGAGCCGGACCAAATCCATCTGGCGATCAAAGAGAGCCGTGTACTGGAGCAAAGCGCTGAGAGCGTGCCGGAATTCGGCAAAGCAGTGAATATCAAGACCAAGCGTGGCGTAATTAAACCGCGTACGCCTAATCAGGCGCAATACATTGCTAACATCTTCGGACACGACATTACCTTTGGTATTGGTCCCGCCGGCACCGGTAAAACCTACCTTGCGGTAGCCGCGGCCGTCGATGCGCTGGAGCGTCAGGAAATTCGCCGTATTCTGCTAACGCGTCCGGCGGTAGAAGCGGGTGAAAAACTTGGCTTCCTGCCCGGCGATCTGAGCCAGAAAGTGGATCCGTATCTGCGTCCGCTGTATGACGCCCTGTTCGAAATGCTCGGTTTTGAGCGGGTAGAAAAGCTGATTGAACGTAACGTAATTGAAGTTGCCCCGTTGGCCTACATGCGCGGACGTACGCTGAACGATGCCTTCGTCATACTTGATGAGAGCCAGAACACCACTATCGAGCAGATGAAGATGTTCCTGACGCGTATCGGCTTTAATTCAAAAGCGGTAATCACCGGTGACGTAACGCAGATTGACCTGCCGCGCAGCACCAAATCCGGCTTGCGCCACGCCATTGAGGTGTTAGCGGAAGTTGATGAGATCAGCTTTAACTTTTTCCACAGCGAAGACGTGGTGCGTCATCCGGTTGTCGCGCGCATCGTAAATGCTTATGAAGCCTGGGAAACCGCCGATCAGAAACGCCGTGACCAACAGGCAGAAGAGCGTAAACGCGAAGCTATCGCGGCTCAGCTTGCCACTCAAACCAGCCCGCAGGAGCGTTCATGA
- the ybeY gene encoding rRNA maturation RNase YbeY, with protein MSAVILDLQLACADESHLPAESDFQRWLEAAVTPFQPESEVTIRLVDEAESNELNLTYRGKDKPTNVLSFPFEAPPGIELPLLGDLIICRQVVEQEAAEQGKTVEAHWAHMVVHGTLHLLGYDHIDDDEAEEMEALETEIMLALGYPDPYISEKEDA; from the coding sequence ATGAGCGCGGTGATTTTAGATTTACAACTGGCCTGCGCCGATGAAAGCCATCTGCCTGCGGAGAGCGATTTTCAGCGCTGGCTCGAAGCGGCGGTAACGCCATTTCAGCCGGAAAGCGAAGTCACTATTCGCCTGGTGGATGAAGCGGAGAGTAATGAGCTTAATCTGACTTATCGCGGTAAAGATAAGCCGACTAACGTGCTCTCATTCCCGTTTGAAGCCCCCCCGGGAATTGAACTGCCGCTGCTTGGCGATCTGATCATTTGTCGTCAGGTTGTTGAGCAAGAGGCTGCTGAACAAGGCAAAACCGTTGAAGCCCACTGGGCGCATATGGTGGTGCACGGTACGTTACATCTGCTGGGTTACGACCATATCGACGATGACGAAGCCGAAGAGATGGAGGCGCTGGAGACCGAGATAATGCTTGCTCTTGGTTATCCTGATCCGTACATTTCGGAGAAAGAAGACGCCTGA
- the corC gene encoding CNNM family magnesium/cobalt transport protein CorC (CorC(YbeX) belongs to the Cyclin M Mg2+ Exporter (CNNM) family, and was characterized as belonging to a set of three proteins, at least one of which must be present for CorA to function.), which produces MSDDHSQNSDAPSSKKGFFSLLINQLFHGEPKNRDELLGLIRDSEQKELIDQDTRDMLEGVLDIAEQRVRDIMIPRSQMITLKRNQTLEECLAVIIESAHSRFPVISEDKDHVEGILMAKDLLPFMASASEPFSIEKVLRTAVVVPESKRVDRMLKEFRSQRYHMAIVIDEFGGVSGLVTIEDILELIVGEIEDEYDDEEDRDIRQLNRYTYTMRALTQIEDFNEVFGTDFSDDEVDTIGGLVMQGFGHLPARGESIVIDGYQFKVAMADSRRIIQVHVKIPEDSPQPQLEDE; this is translated from the coding sequence ATGAGCGACGACCATTCTCAAAACAGCGACGCACCCAGTAGTAAAAAGGGATTTTTCTCCCTGCTAATCAACCAACTGTTCCACGGTGAACCCAAAAACCGTGACGAACTGCTGGGGTTAATCCGCGATTCTGAGCAGAAAGAGCTGATCGACCAGGACACCCGCGACATGCTCGAAGGGGTGCTGGATATTGCCGAACAGCGCGTGCGCGATATCATGATCCCACGCTCGCAAATGATCACCCTGAAACGCAATCAAACTCTGGAAGAGTGCCTTGCGGTGATCATTGAATCCGCGCACTCCCGCTTCCCGGTGATCAGTGAAGACAAAGATCACGTCGAGGGTATTTTGATGGCTAAAGATCTGCTGCCGTTTATGGCCAGCGCGTCTGAACCTTTTAGCATCGAAAAAGTCCTGCGTACTGCCGTAGTCGTACCTGAAAGCAAGCGCGTTGATCGTATGCTGAAGGAGTTCCGCTCGCAGCGTTATCACATGGCGATTGTCATTGATGAGTTTGGCGGTGTCTCTGGTCTGGTGACCATCGAAGATATTCTTGAGCTGATTGTCGGTGAAATTGAAGATGAGTATGACGATGAAGAAGATCGTGATATTCGCCAGCTTAACCGTTACACCTATACCATGCGCGCCTTAACGCAAATTGAAGATTTTAATGAAGTCTTTGGCACCGATTTCAGTGATGACGAAGTCGATACCATCGGCGGATTGGTCATGCAGGGATTCGGCCACCTTCCCGCTCGCGGTGAAAGTATCGTCATTGATGGTTACCAATTCAAAGTCGCTATGGCTGACAGTCGCCGTATTATCCAGGTGCATGTAAAAATTCCGGAAGACTCACCACAACCGCAACTGGAAGACGAATAA